The Musa acuminata AAA Group cultivar baxijiao chromosome BXJ1-3, Cavendish_Baxijiao_AAA, whole genome shotgun sequence genome window below encodes:
- the LOC103979270 gene encoding probable inactive receptor kinase At2g26730, with protein MRRSSPPVPLEMARPLLPLLLLVFFVAIGRLGPLAVRSEPIQDRAALLAFLDAIPHKQRIRWDANSSACDWVGVTCDANRTAVVALRLPAVGLVGPIPAGTLGRLSSLRILSLRLNRLSGPIPDDFAGLASLHGLYLQNNLFSGGIPSWLSQLTGLGRLDLSGNNLTGEIPFALSNLTHLTGLLLQNNRLSGSLPSISIDSLVGFNVSYNRLNGSIPRTLRRFPESSFVGNLDLCGRPLPPCNPFFPSPAPSPTAEENPVKSRKKLSKTSIVGILVAAVVVLLLVLLLFLICLTLLRRRRKQKAAMTAAAADEAAGRSGGTGITSSSKDDLGSGVAGSGAAAMAGAAEKNRLVLVGSGGGYRFDLEDLLRASAEVLGKGSVGTSYKAVLEEGTTVVVKRLKDVAVSRREFEEHVETLGQLERMDNLLPLRAYYYSKDEKLIVLDYLPVGSLSSLLHGSRGSGRTPLGWESRMRIALAAGRGISHLHTSARIVHGNIKASNVLLRSDLHSVVVSDFGLHPLFGSAAPPNRVAGYRAPEVIETRRPTFKSDVYSFGVLLLELLTGKSPNQASLGEEGIDLPRWVQSVVREEWTAEVFDVELMRYPTTEEEMVQLLQIAMSCVATMPDARPDIPEVVRMMEGIADRTAST; from the exons ATGCGACGCTCGTCTCCCCCCGTCCCCCTCGAAATGGCGCGTCCTCTTCTTCCGCTTCTTCTCCTCGTATTCTTCGTCGCCATTGGCCGCCTGGGTCCGTTAGCTGTGCGTTCCGAGCCCATCCAGGACCGGGCGGCGCTGCTGGCTTTCCTCGACGCCATCCCGCACAAGCAGCGCATCCGGTGGGACGCTAACTCCTCGGCCTGCGACTGGGTGGGAGTCACCTGCGACGCCAACCGCACCGCTGTGGTTGCCCTCCGCCTCCCCGCAGTCGGCCTTGTCGGCCCCATTCCCGCTGGTACGCTCGGCCGTCTCTCCTCCCTCCGCATCCTCTCCCTTCGCTTGAACCGCCTCTCCGGCCCAATCCCCGACGACTTTGCTGGCCTCGCTAGCCTCCACGGCCTCTACCTCCAGAACAACCTCTTCTCCGGCGGGATACCCTCCTGGCTGTCCCAGCTGACTGGCCTCGGCCGCCTCGACCTATCCGGCAACAACCTCACCGGTGAAATCCCTTTCGCGCTCAGCAACCTCACCCACCTCACCGGTCTCCTCTTACAGAACAACCGCCTCTCCGGCAGTCTCCCCAGCATCAGCATCGATTCCCTCGTCGGCTTCAATGTCTCGTACAACCGTCTCAATGGATCCATCCCCAGGACTCTGAGGCGGTTCCCCGAGTCGTCCTTCGTCGGGAACCTAGATCTATGCGGCCGTCCGCTGCCGCCTTGCAACCCGTTCTTCCCCTCTCCGGCGCCATCGCCAACGGCGGAGGAGAACCCGGTCAAGTCGAGGAAGAAATTATCGAAGACGTCGATCGTGGGGATCTTGGTGGCGGCGGTCGTCGTCCTGTTGCTGGTCCTGCTGCTGTTCCTGATATGCTTGACGTTGCTGCGGAGGCGGCGAAAGCAGAAGGCGGCGATGACGGCTGCGGCTGCGGATGAGGCAGCAGGGAGGTCGGGAGGGACGGGAATAACGTCGTCCTCCAAGGACGACCTGGGCAGCGGCGTGGCAGGTAGCGGGGCAGCTGCAATGGCGGGGGCAGCGGAGAAGAACCGACTGGTGCTCGTGGGGAGCGGGGGAGGGTACCGTTTCGACCTTGAAGACCTTCTGCGGGCGTCGGCGGAGGTTCTAGGAAAGGGGAGCGTGGGGACTTCGTACAAGGCGGTGCTGGAGGAGGGCACCACCGTGGTGGTGAAGCGGCTTAAGGACGTGGCCGTGTCCAGGCGGGAGTTCGAGGAGCACGTAGAGACGCTGGGACAGTTGGAGCGCATGgacaacctgctgccgctgcgggCCTACTACTACTCCAAGGATGAGAAGCTCATCGTTCTCGACTACCTCCCCGTCGGgagcctctcctccctcctccacG GGAGTCGAGGATCGGGTCGGACGCCGCTGGGCTGGGAGAGCCGGATGCGCATCGCCCTCGCCGCTGGCCGCGGCATCTCCCACCTCCACACGTCTGCGCGCATCGTCCACGGGAACATCAAAGCTTCCAACGTCCTCCTCCGTTCCGACCTCCACTCTGTCGTCGTCTCCGACTTCGGCCTCCACCCGCTCTTTGGCTCCGCCGCCCCACCCAACCGTGTCGCCGGTTACCGCGCTCCGGAGGTCATCGAGACAAGGCGGCCCACCTTCAAGTCGGACGTCTACAGCTTCGGCGTGCTCCTCCTGGAGCTGCTGACCGGGAAGTCGCCGAACCAGGCGTCGTTGGGCGAGGAGGGAATCGACTTGCCGCGTTGGGTGCAGTCTGTCGTGCGGGAGGAGTGGACGGCGGAGGTGTTCGACGTGGAGCTCATGCGCTATCCCACCACCGAGGAGGAGATGGTGCAGCTTCTCCAGATCGCCATGTCCTGCGTCGCCACCATGCCGGACGCCCGACCTGACATCCCCGAGGTCGTTCGGATGATGGAGGGCATCGCCGACCGGACGGCGAGCACTTAG